ACATCCTCTCTGTGGTCTGCAGGAGTCAAAGATCGATCTGCTGGACTCGGCTGGAgatgtgaagaagaagctgaagaaggCTTTCTGTGAGCCCGGTAACATCGAGAACAACGGAGTCCTCTCCTTCGTCAAACATGTGGTCTTCCCCCTACGCGGAGGTAGGAAACTCCGGAAGACTCCTCCTCTGACTCGTGTGAAACCAGTCGGTAAAGCGGGGATTTGTTGTGTTTCAGAGTTCTGCATCAAAAGAGACGCAAAGTGGGGCGGCGACAAAATCTACACAGCgtttgaggaggtggagaaggactTTGCTGAGGAGGTAAAGTACAGATTTTTAGCATAAGACACCATGTTTCAAACACAAGGTAATGGCGCCTCCTTAACGAACGTCCCTGCTGATCACCTTCCTTTAGTCGGTCCATCCCGGAGACCTGAAGGCCTCGGTTGAAGTGGCACTCAACCAACTGCTAGACCCCATCAGAAAGAAGTTTGAGTCGCCCGAGCTCCGCAAGCTCACCAACACCGCCTACCCCGACCCCTCAAAGACGAGTCAGTATTCTACCCAGAGTCCCCTCTGGCGTCTcgcaccctttttttttcaatctaaaTGCGTAACTTGGGATGTCAAccagctgctttgtgtgtgtctgtgagatcaGAAGGAGCAGCAAAGGGtgcaaagggaggaggaggaggaggaggagaggatgacgACCTGGCCCCCTCCAGAGTGGACATCAGGGTGGGCAAGATCATCAGCGTGGAGAAGGTAGGACGTCCAGATCGTCCCTGGATGCCCCGATGAGCTGACCAGTGTGGcgctctgtgtgttttccttctgCGCTCACGCGTCGGCGCCCTCTGTCTCCGTCCAGCATCCAGACGCCGACTCGCTCTACCTGGAGAAGATCGACGTGGGAGAGGCAGAGCCGAGGACCGTGGTCAGCGGGCTGGTGGCTTTTGTTTCGCAGGAGGAGCTTCAGGACAGACTGGTGCTGGTGCTGTGCAACCTCAAACCCCAGAAGATGCGAGGGATCGAGTCTCAAGCCATGCTGCTCTGTGCCTCTATgtgagtagaaaaaaaacacttgttctGTTAAACATGAATCCTCCACTGACTCTCTTTGGTTGGTTCATCGTAGCGAAGGGGAGCCCAGGAGGGTGGAGCCTCTGGAGCCTCCAGAGGGCTCGTCCCCAGGAGAGCGGGTCTTTGTCGAGGGGCATGAGAGCGGCAAACCGGACGACCGCCTCAACCCGAAGAAGAAGGTGTGGGAGAAAGTGCAGGTATGTTATAGTCAGATTGGGCTTTTAAAACGTTC
This genomic interval from Pungitius pungitius chromosome 17, fPunPun2.1, whole genome shotgun sequence contains the following:
- the yars1 gene encoding tyrosine--tRNA ligase, cytoplasmic — translated: MADQLSPDEKLHLITRNLQEVLGEEKLKQVLQERELKVYWGTATTGRPHVAYFVPMSKIADFLKAGCEVTILFADLHAFLDNMKAPWELLELRVKYYEQVIKAMLESIGVPLDKLKFVKGTDYQLSREYTLDVYRLSSMVTEHDAKKAGAEVVKQVEHPLLSGLLYPGLQALDEEYLKVDAQFGGVDQRKIFTLAEKYLPSLGYAKRSHLMNPMVPGLTGAKMSSSEEESKIDLLDSAGDVKKKLKKAFCEPGNIENNGVLSFVKHVVFPLRGEFCIKRDAKWGGDKIYTAFEEVEKDFAEESVHPGDLKASVEVALNQLLDPIRKKFESPELRKLTNTAYPDPSKTKGAAKGAKGGGGGGGEDDDLAPSRVDIRVGKIISVEKHPDADSLYLEKIDVGEAEPRTVVSGLVAFVSQEELQDRLVLVLCNLKPQKMRGIESQAMLLCASIEGEPRRVEPLEPPEGSSPGERVFVEGHESGKPDDRLNPKKKVWEKVQADLKISDECVAQWKDKRLLTKLGQITCKTLRGGNVS